Below is a genomic region from Micropterus dolomieu isolate WLL.071019.BEF.003 ecotype Adirondacks linkage group LG16, ASM2129224v1, whole genome shotgun sequence.
TCTGCATATGTTTCCCTGCTGCTATTGTGCAAACAGAGactgtgttgttttattgatCGTCGTTGATTTGTTACTTATCATGTTTCCTTTcattctctcgctctcttcGTCAGGAtgtggagaaggagagagagttGCGGACAGAGTTCAGCAGGGAGGAAATCAGGCAGAAGGTCGAGCAGTACAACAAGCTGACCACAGACCTCCTTAAAATGACACTGGTGAGTGGaccacacacatgtgcacaaacacacataaggccggatttactaacatcctgaataaagagtactaaattgcgtgtgcattctaaaacattataattgtagtacctgttatgggtgatcaactaagaataattgcgtagatgacaacaggtgcaaacacaatggagctggcagtatttaaatgagtgttttgcgtgttttaatggtttctgccATGGAGAGTCatgggagggaaagcagccaccgCGTAAAAACCttgatttgtttcattcagtcccaagtatgtggaaatcgtctgTACCTGCTCGTCCTGGctaagattgcactaagtacttgggacaacacacctgaaaaactaggaagcgaggaaatgccagcagatcgtgcttcatccagccagagggaacgatcccTGACCGTCCGCAGCGTGCCCAgtcgctccgcgatctcctgtaTTACGACCAGCGCgttgtgaacagttggtgatcgttccctctggctggatgaattttagtCGCGCTACATgtactactgcagctgggggctctccgcagcgccacgcaactttctagattcttccatctcacggagaaacgAAATTTGCtctattggcatgaatgttaatacaacagtattgccaaagctaaaggaaaatacaaacaaacaattcaattcatatagttcatcgaataaataaaataaaatatttttatttctacacATTGGAtacagaataatattatctaatatagttaatttctctacgtcttctttcattacggctgtgtctccttatGGCAACAATAAAGCAAACACATTCCTTTCAAACGGATTAAATGCAGATGCTGTTGCagtcacatgaaattgcttttagtcttgttagatcacattgagTGTAGTAAAtacatgtatttgcatgttaccctcccattactttgcacaataaaactgaaacctAAGTGCATATTAATTTAGGCAGAAGAacgtgctatcttgcacttttgaaagacgtcagtCTCCGTGCACACCGTTGgatcagcttacgtgttaatttgcgcttgtttctcctttttaaaagcataaaaacTATTGTAGAAGGTAGTATTTTATCTACGCTGTGCTCTGTCTCTAATATAAGAAATATGTTAATATAACAGGTGTGATGTCCAAACACGCTGAGTCGTGCAGGCTTTAAATCTCAATATTTTTGGTTTGCTGAGGTTTCAACATCCACGCTGCCTTCCTCCTGCTCCCAGCATTCCTCAGCAGTCACATCAGAGTGATGTGATGCTATTCCTGCTATTGTTCTCCCCcacagtgtttttcttggcaGCGTGGAAGTTGACTGAAGTTGTATTCAAACTGGCAATGTTGGTGAAGCAGATGTTCAGTACTGTCAGATAAGAACATTTAGATACCTTAAAATTGATAGTACGATAtgggaaaaaatataaattctcCGAAGCATTTTCTCTACAGGGAAAGTTAGGGATTACAagcatatataataataataataataataataacattttacaacTTTCAAACTTAACCCAGCCCTGAAACCTGCTGCTCTACACCTGTTGGATGTTGAACGTTACAGCTGAGGGTATCATTACGTGAAGCTTGGAGACATGAACCCACACCTTTCTTTCTAATTCTGCATTTCCTTCTGTGATGCCGCGAGTTTCTCTTTGTCATCCTGACTTCCATTTGTACTCGTTTTtccttcacacacatacacttgcaTGCACAGTCCTCAAGGCACCGCATGGGAGTAATGAGATTAAGATGCTCTTCCTCCGTCAGGGGCCATCTGTCCTGCAGGATGGGCTTACTGGGTGAACTGGAGCGATCATATAGCACATACTAAACTGTACCTCAGGAAACTTTGAATTCAGCTAACTGAATAAAAACCTGTTGTaagtttttaattttgtctgaTTTGGTGGTGACTGTTTACCTGCAAGTCTGATGTTGATGCATTTTACTCTCCAGTCTTAATTTTAGCACCtgatttttatttagatttaacCTCAGTCGCAGTTTAGATATTTGATTATTGTTAGTTTTAGGCaggaacgtgtgtgtgtgtgtgtgtggttgttttgaGTTGATGgacttttgttgttgtgatcTTGTGTACATGTGATTTGTTCTtgggtctctcttgcaaaagcaGATGTTGATCTTGAGATTTCCTGAACAAATAAAGCTCGACTAACAAACTAAATGgataaaaatgaaaaccagaCATTAAAACCCTAGCTACAGAATTAGATTTTGATgactaaatactgtatataaaccATAGAAACGATTAGTAGATTAGTTGACCGACAGAAAATGAATCCATTAAAGTCAAAACATTCACTGCGTATGGCTTCTCAGATGTGATGATCTGCTGATTTTCTCTCATGTCTGAGTATCTCTGGACTTTTTTAACACTTCATCTTGGGCAATGGGAgtttataaattaaatgtttcactATTTTGTCCCAGTTTATTGACAAAATGAGTAATCTCTTGATTGAGAAAATCACTGGCAGATTAATATATTAGATATTAAAAATGAGTACAAGGAATCAATTGCAGAAACAAGTCGAATGAAAATACAGTTTGATACATGAATGTTGGTTGTCAAAGTCAAAATTGTACATTAATCTCTCAAattcatattttctttattggTCTTATCACAAGTGAGTACTGTATTGCTATAGCAGGTTGTACAGGACATACGATCGTaactctctctgtttgtctctctctctctcagaatCATCATACTGGTGTGTATACTGGTTTCATCAAGGTCCAGATGGACTTGAGGAGGCCGGTGACGGTGCGGGGGGGCcaaagaggagcaggaggagcattAGTGGAAGAGGCATTCTATCTGCCCCGAGGAGTCACCAACACCCTCCACATTAGCTCCAATAACACAGTCCGACAGGTGgctaacacacacgcacatgcacacacacacacacagcgtcagCACAACTTAATTAGGATCTGATGACATGTGGGTTGAAGTCGGCGTCTAACGGAAGCAGGCTGAAGTTTTATTAAAAACTTGATTGGTTTCAGTCAGTTCTCTCACATGTTGATTAACATTAACTGATTGAGTAAACCAGTAAACCACAGGCACAGAAAAtactgtttctgattggctgtcagGTGTCTGTTAAAATCATTTAACAGGACACGTAATACATATCCAGGTGGAACGCAGTGGGCAAACACTTACAAAGTACCTTTCAAACACTATTCAAAGGGCTTCAAATAAGGCAAATAAATGCATTAACACAATTTTTAATACTGTGGGGGAAatgaaattcattaaaaaaacaatagacAAAAAAGATATGGAAGGAATACAGTTACAGATCcaaaataaactaatatttttcaaatacaacagtaaactaaatgtattttttactgCAGGTAGAGAATAGCAACAGTACTTCTGTTCCACATGAACTCACATTAATGAAACCGACCTAACAACGGGTTAAACTAACCACAAATAAGATGATGATTTGAACGCACACCTTCTCTTTTTGCCTGTAGTAAATGGTGCGAGTTATGCTGCAAACCTAATAATAGACTCTGAGGTGTTCTgttattgaaaataatgcactccAGAGATGAAATGCTAATGATGTTTGGCTTTGTCTCGTTATTTTGTTATGTCAGGACACCTTGTTTGTATTATAACTCATaactactttttattttattagctaGCTAGATTAGCTGTAGTGTTGGTTAAAGGTTGTTTAAAGTCTCTAAAAACATTAAACCTTTGTCTAATCTTTGTAGATAAAAATGACTTCACAATAATGAAGGTGAAATCAAGTAGCATATTGTTTGTCTAAcaatctgcttcatcaggagAAGTGTGGGTGTAGCTTGATCAGATAGGACCAAACGCCAACCGTCGTTTTGATAGTGATATGTCCCGCCCTTCGACGTCCATCAGATTGACCTATTGACATATTATGAAAGATAACGTTGTACAGTTATATTGTGATGTTACTGTTTGTGTTATtagctttttgttgtttgttcaaCCTCATTTAGGGTTTAACTGTCTCTGAGCTCATTGTTGACAAgttgtgttcttgtgtgtgtgtgtgttcaggtgatCATCGCCCTGCTGAGCAAGTTCACAGTCGCAGACAACCCGGCGAAATACGCCCTGTACAAACGCTATCGCAGGGAGGAGCAGGGTAAGACTGAGGCCCGCTCtcaatctgtatgtgtgtgtgtttgtgtgagagaccgTGAAAGTGTCAGGGCTGGAGACAGTTTCATGCCATTCATGCCAAACTCTGTATCAGATGCTTTGGCACAGACATAGTGTCgatgatctgtgtgtgtgtgtgtgtgtgtgtgtgtgtgtgtgtgtgtgtgtgtatttctgaaTGCCTCGCCCTCATGTTGCTGGTTGTTGGATTCCACAGGGCTCTCCCACTATCAACAGCTCACcaggaatacacacacacacacaaactgtatgAATCAACAGCTGTTGCAGGGTCGTTGCGCATCCAGTATTATTTTTCAGTCTATGTAGCGTCtccaagaaaggaaaaaaatgggAGTTTATAAGCCTTATGCTATAAAACATGATGTGAATTTATTGAATTTGTTTCTAGGTCCTGTTTGATGTCTGTTAAGCATTTTGCCCCAAACTTTTATAGAGATTCTGGGTGTTTTTTTTCGCCACTTCGAAGTGTGTGAGTTACTGCTGCGATATATAAGCTCCTGGTCTGGCCTGCTCGTAAAAGACAGTGTCTAGACACAAGTCTGACAACAGATTTACTGTATGTAGATTTCATATGTACATGAGCTCATATATAAACTTTACAGACAACggctttattctttattattatacagCGGTGaacaaagtattcagatcctttacttaagtaaaagtactaataccacactgtagaTGAACtctgttaaaagtaaaagtaaatgtacttagagtattaaaattaatttactaAGTGCAGAAAAGTATCACCAAAAAATggcaattaattttctgtcaactgaCTAAACGTTTCAGCTGCACTTGTATAAACTTTTGGGAAGTTTAATTTAtagcaaaacatattttataaactcttcatatgttttgtgtgtaaaaagcttaaTTTAGTAGTtggataaatgtagtgaagtaaaaagtacaatatctccctctgagatgtagtggagtagaagtagaaagaggcatgaaaagaaaatactcaactaAAGTACATGTACCTCAAACACTtaatacttaagtacagtaattaaataaaaatacttccACCACTGGGCTCTGATACTTTGTTCACTGTAACGCCAGTTGAGTCTAACAACCTGGATCTCACTCTCTGTTTTTGTAAATTACTGTGGTCGTTAATGTGCCGCACCCATCCTTTCATCCTCCACAATCCCTgtttatatgtacacacacacacacacacacacacacacacacacacacacacacacacacacacacacacacacacacacacacacacacacacacacacaaccacacagcgAGCAAAATTTAACTGCAGCGACCGCATATACGTGGTTTAAAGGAACGTACGTACTGCACTGACtaaattaatgtgtgtgtgtgtgtcctgcagtATATGTGTGTAAGCTGGCGGATGGCGAGCAGCCGTTGTTTCTTCGTCTGGTGGCGGGACCCGACAGCGACACGCTCAGCTTCGTACTGAGAGAGCAACAGACTGGAGAAGTCATGGTAACGCCACACTTTACTctgcctttttctctctctctttgtcctttGAAATgcaatttacagtttaaatatttattccTGTTAGTCACTCTTTCTTCTCCGCATCGTCgtcttccttccttttcttctcaTTCTTCCCCTCCACTACTTACAGTCTCTTCCCcaggctttttttccccctctctcattctttctttctactcttttctccttttctttcttccttcttttaCTCTTTATGTGGAAGCCCATTTCCTCTAGGAAAAAACAGCTGAAAGGTTAGtcatgataaaataaaaatgctcaTGATAAGTCAAAACTTTAAAGTAAAGTTAAAAAATTACCATAAGCATTTttatgtctacaatgaaacttTCCACGTTTTATCTTTCACTAGTAGAAATGGTCTTCCATATCTCTTTGCACCCATCCTTGGCTCAACTTAATTTTCTGTGAAGATTTCTACTCATATTCTTCCCTTTTCAGTTAATCTTCCACAAAACCTTGTCTTCTtctaacttttctttcttttccattcCATCTTTTCTTTTATCCACTGCTTTATCCACGCTCTTACTTTTTGATATCCCTCTCTTCTTCccatttccttctttccttgtCCTTCTTCCTCCAGCGTTTTCCTCGTTACTTAACAACATCAACAccttaaatattttataattaccACCATAATAATTCTCATTATCAtcatttagaaaaaataaataataaaaagacgGAAAGTCCACGTCCATAAGCATAAAAGACGGAAGGACCGCACCTACTATACAATCAAGCAGCAATAACTTGATCAtctaaaagaaacaaacaagacactgtaaaaaaaatctgctttgtAAATAAAGTTTGGTGCTTGCTCCTCTTTTCAGTGGGATGCATTTTCCATCCCTGAGCTGTGTAACTTCCTGCGTATCCTCGACAAGGAGGAGGATGAGCAGAAGGTGGCGGTGATTCGCCGCTACGAGGCCTACCGGCAGAGACTGCAGGAGGCCCTGAGGGAGGTCAGAGGGCCTTCTTAGAGGACTGAACTCCATAAAACAGGACTACTGCCCCCCAGAGGAACGGAGgaggtgatttatttttttttaacctcctcAGAGGAGATAATTGTGTAAATtctgatggagagagagggatgtgaGAAGAGAGGATCCAGCACCTGGAAGAAGGGATgatacagacagaaagagggatGATATAAAGAGGACTGGACATAAACTGAGAGACAGCAAGCAAAGGACAAGTGAATAAGCGGATGAACGGACAAAATTTGGACGGACGCAGCTGGAGTTTGATTCAGCCTGGATTAAAGATGTCAAACTTCTGCCTGCAGTCTGCCTCCTCACACCAAAGATTCACTCTACTGTGCCATATTCATTCATCCCCTCGCCCTCTCTCGGTCcatccctctcttcttcttctctcactcTGTCCTGCTGTCACATAATTTATGCAGTTTATCCGATTCCTCTTcgtttcccttttttttttatccttttaaaCTTGTGAAAGACTCAAGGCCATATGTTGAGTTagagttttatttaatttgtttgtttcaaggactgtaaatattttttttttcttaatttataTGGGTGAagctttttatctttttattttgttgttgttttttaagcaaaaaaagtCTTATTTTAGTTTATCCTACAAAGGCAGAGCACCGATCTGATGTTTACACAGACACGGAGAATAGTTTATCCAAACTAGAGGTTAAATACTCAGACATCATGAGCATCAGACACCACTGGATGTAGATCAAAAACCATCCCTCAAGCTGTGGCTATATATAGATGATGGAAATACaagaaaatttgaaaaaatCCTGGAATTAAAGAAGTCTTGACCATCGTTGCGTTTAGCTTGAATCACCCTGAAAGTTGAGAAATATTTCTGAGATGACAAAAGGAACAAGGTGGCTGGATGAAGGTATGGAGTCTCAGGTGTGCCAAAGACTATACTGTAAAACTACATTATAAAAGCTAaaaagatttcttttttaagttttacttactttttattgcttttaatatAACATAAAGATTGcaaaatgaacaataaaataacagaacAGACTATGTCCCCTGGGGCAACACGTAAAAAGCCCttaaacattttgatatttcattCATAAATAATTTGTCTCCTGCTGTAACAGTTAATTTTTATTTAGTGAGGAGACGGAAAAACTAAAAATACCAGTTTATACGGCTCATTTAAAATTGATTCACCAAttccattaaaaacaaaacaaatgtgttaattGGCAAATGCAATGTTAAATCATTAACTCTAATTTCCATAATTTTCCTGCTTTCGACTTCTTTTACGAATACAATGTAGAAGTgagatttaaagaaaatatctttatttattaacattcgactttctgtttttaatgcataattttattacaaattttattattttttaagaaataataataataataataataataataataataataataataatatattattattattattattattattattattattattattattattattattagcacaCTTCAGACTCCATAGTAGGTTGGCACAGAACTGAATGTTGTAGACGAAGGTGCAGTGATATGAAAACAGATGTATTTCAGATTTAATGTgactgaaaacagacagacataacACATAATCAAAGAGGAAAGGTTTCTATTGAAAGACTAAAATAATAGAGTGAAATAGAGGCGTGTGAGCACGGGAAGAAATTCTGTTCTTGTTGTGAAGACAAGTAAGAATGATTGAGACAAACTGGTTGGATTTAAagcctttgtttgcattttcactCCACCAGCTGAGTTCGATGCAACATGACCTGGAGAGACTGACGTAGTTTGGATAGACGTGACCCCTGACCTTTGACCCGGCATGTTTAGAGCAGGGAGGATTGAGATTTGAGTGGTTTCTGTAAGTTGACTGAGAAGTTCAGAGGAAGTATtagataaaaattaaatgttgggaaggaagaaaaacatagaagataagttttttttttggtttttaaaaggCCAGAGGAGCAGTAAAGCAGTGTGACCATAACCTGGAGGACAATGACGGGATTTTCCTCAAACCACCTGCTTGTTCACTCTGTGCATTTATGAAAGCTCCTGTAGTCCACAGCTGAGAGAAAAGGAGGTCTGCAAGTGCTGATAGCTGCAGAAAACAGCGGAGGAAAAACGGCTGCATTGTGCAGCTCTCCGGCCTGTATGTCTGTCGGCAGGCgttcattttaaaaaactgtgtttATGTGCTCTTATCTCAAGTTTAAAAGCGCAGCCTTGTCTCCTCCTTGTCTTTTATTCCTGGtggataaaaaggaaaaatattagAGGGAAACAAGGAAAGACCGAAAGGATGGTAGTACAGAgaagagaataaaataaaggacGGAAAGACAGAAAATTTAAGAAAGCTATGCATTACGAAGTGTAAACGAAGGTTAGAAAAAGGCGAGTTTTGTGCAGTTGGGGTGCATGAAAGGCTGTTGGTGGTTTTACAGGTAAATAGCTGCctttaaatatgcaatgtcttctttaagtatatttaattGATCATTTATGGCTTAGAGACcaaaaatgcttgttttctatatagttctttttgttttgctttttgaatTAGCAGTTAGtcagaaacaacaaacaagtaAAGATAAATCACAAGACAATCATTTGGACAACCAAAACTTTAATTCAGACTATTAAAATGTATCGTTAgtcattaaaaatatgtattgttTGAGCTGCAGGTACTGAATGAAGTCAAACTGACGGTGCTTTTCTGTAGAAATCTGTTGTACAATACCGCCATCCAGTGGACGAATACTGCAACTATTCTCTCATATCTGTGTCAAAcaaatgtattgatttatttaaatgtttttgttataaccaaatatatttttgtgGTGTTGCCTGGAGCAAAAATATATTAGAGGCCTGTTCCCACTAGAGGGGAAAAACAAATAGTTAAGAGTTTTATTTAAAGGGGGGTTTAACCCTAGTCTATTCTACTATCAAACACTGGGTTAAATCTATGGAAGCAAAATTAAAAAGGCCATAAGGATTTGAGTCTTACAAGCAACTGAATACCTAATTGTGACATTTAAAGGGGATCCAATTTTATGTATTAAGTTCAGTTAATTCATCGTGAGTTGAAataataaatggaaaataacCCGAATGATGTTTTAGCAGAAATTAagatgcattatgggaaatgaaGGATCCAgcatttttggagcttgacctgTATCGggaccatttaaaaaaaaaaaaaaaataataataataattattacttttttattctgTCAGTACCCAAACTTTATGGAAGTGGCCCTGAAtactaaatgtttaaatttaaataccCCTGAATGAAGAGCATTTTTAATTGGTTATTATCAGATTTAAAGTCCAGTTATAACATCAAAAAgga
It encodes:
- the rassf3 gene encoding ras association domain-containing protein 1; this translates as MFNVAHQGRKYVPTRSSVTDDCPVTARCVQINKPSCTLKEAPEATWPPSAKMRISKGNKGAVVRVRRNASPQPASLEELEASWSDRGQSEVKPPESLPSPEAAGNGIEGGPPRNRKKGFRPPDVRTIFSPGEKDPRVKDESGEGHTFEPGGNNTWCDVCCQYIFYHGLTCAGCKYTCHTACRDRVSLDCHPAASVSQDQLNNNTPPHDVEKERELRTEFSREEIRQKVEQYNKLTTDLLKMTLNHHTGVYTGFIKVQMDLRRPVTVRGGQRGAGGALVEEAFYLPRGVTNTLHISSNNTVRQVIIALLSKFTVADNPAKYALYKRYRREEQVYVCKLADGEQPLFLRLVAGPDSDTLSFVLREQQTGEVMWDAFSIPELCNFLRILDKEEDEQKVAVIRRYEAYRQRLQEALREVRGPS